In a single window of the Salvelinus namaycush isolate Seneca chromosome 6, SaNama_1.0, whole genome shotgun sequence genome:
- the dctn6 gene encoding dynactin subunit 6 isoform X1, translating into MADPNTKQMSQKSANIAAGAVVCVESEIRGDVTIGPRTVVHPKARIIAEAGPIIIGEGNLIEEQALIINSYAENIMPDTEGVEPKTMTIGINNVFEVGCVSQALKIGDNNVIESKADLGKNVILTSGCIVGACCQVNTCEVIPENTVIYGANCMRRVQTERPQPQTLQLDFLMKILPNYHHMKKTVKGTSTPVRN; encoded by the exons ATGGCGGACCCCAACACTAAACAGATGTCACAGAAAAG TGCCAACATTGCTGCTGGAGCAGTTGTGTGTGTAGAGAGTGAAATTAGAGGAGATGTGACCATTG GTCCAAGAACAGTGGTCCACCCCAAAGCACGTATTATAGCTGAGGCAGGCCCTATTATCATTGGAGAAGGCAACCTGATTGAGGAACAGGCTCTCATCATTAACAG TTATGCAGAAAATATTATGCCTGACACTGAAGGAGTTGAACCCAAGACCATGACGATTGGAATCAACAATGTGTTTGAAGTCGGTTGTG TCTCTCAAGCATTGAAAATTGGTGACAACAATGTCATCGAGTCAAAAG cGGACCTAGGGAAGAACGTCATTCTCACCAGTGGCTGTATCGTCGGCGCTTGTTGCCAGGTGAATACGTGTGAGGTTATTCCCGAGAACACAGTCATCTACGGGGCTAACTGCATGAGGCGTGTGCAGACAGAAAGGCCTCAG CCTCAGACGCTCCAGCTAGATTTCCTCATGAAGATCCTGCCCAACTACCATCACATGAAGAAGACTGTCAAAGGAACCTCCACCCCTGTCAGAAACTAA
- the dctn6 gene encoding dynactin subunit 6 isoform X2, which yields MADPNTKQMSQKSANIAAGAVVCVESEIRGDVTIGPRTVVHPKARIIAEAGPIIIGEGNLIEEQALIINSYAENIMPDTEGVEPKTMTIGINNVFEVGCVSQALKIGDNNVIESKADLGKNVILTSGCIVGACCQPQTLQLDFLMKILPNYHHMKKTVKGTSTPVRN from the exons ATGGCGGACCCCAACACTAAACAGATGTCACAGAAAAG TGCCAACATTGCTGCTGGAGCAGTTGTGTGTGTAGAGAGTGAAATTAGAGGAGATGTGACCATTG GTCCAAGAACAGTGGTCCACCCCAAAGCACGTATTATAGCTGAGGCAGGCCCTATTATCATTGGAGAAGGCAACCTGATTGAGGAACAGGCTCTCATCATTAACAG TTATGCAGAAAATATTATGCCTGACACTGAAGGAGTTGAACCCAAGACCATGACGATTGGAATCAACAATGTGTTTGAAGTCGGTTGTG TCTCTCAAGCATTGAAAATTGGTGACAACAATGTCATCGAGTCAAAAG cGGACCTAGGGAAGAACGTCATTCTCACCAGTGGCTGTATCGTCGGCGCTTGTTGCCAG CCTCAGACGCTCCAGCTAGATTTCCTCATGAAGATCCTGCCCAACTACCATCACATGAAGAAGACTGTCAAAGGAACCTCCACCCCTGTCAGAAACTAA